A window of the Acetobacteraceae bacterium genome harbors these coding sequences:
- the rfbB gene encoding dTDP-glucose 4,6-dehydratase, translating to MRIFVTGGCGFIGSAVVRELVARGHEVLNFDALTLVASPESVQSLEGNEKYHFVQGDITEPVQLEKVFSTFRPQKVMNLAAETHVDRSIDGPAGFVATNIGGTFTLLEIARHYWNGLEGEEKALFCYHQISTDEVFGPLSMEDSPFDSNTPYAPHNPYSASKAAGDHLVRAWYHTYGFPAFVSNTANNYGPWQFPEKLIPLAILNALEGKKIPVYGNGLQMRDWIYVEDHAKGLADAIEQGRPGETYFLGAAQPRTNIDVVKEICRLVDEMAPKEGLNRQDLIEFVTDRPGHDVRYEINPTEAEKKLSWKAQNDFESGIRLTVAWYLENKSWWENIRKALYTGERLGLGEK from the coding sequence ATGCGGATATTTGTTACAGGTGGGTGTGGTTTTATTGGCTCAGCAGTCGTTCGCGAGTTGGTGGCTCGTGGGCACGAGGTTCTCAATTTTGATGCGTTGACTTTGGTGGCCTCTCCAGAATCTGTGCAGTCTTTAGAAGGAAATGAGAAATATCATTTTGTTCAGGGAGACATTACAGAACCTGTTCAGCTTGAAAAAGTTTTCTCAACCTTTCGTCCGCAGAAAGTTATGAATCTTGCGGCTGAGACGCATGTCGATCGTTCCATTGACGGTCCAGCGGGTTTTGTGGCGACCAATATTGGCGGCACGTTTACGCTTTTAGAAATTGCAAGACATTATTGGAATGGTCTCGAAGGAGAAGAAAAAGCTCTCTTCTGTTATCATCAGATTTCAACGGATGAAGTCTTTGGACCTCTTTCAATGGAGGATTCGCCTTTCGATTCAAATACACCTTATGCGCCTCACAATCCGTATTCTGCAAGTAAAGCGGCTGGAGATCATTTGGTGCGTGCCTGGTATCATACCTATGGCTTTCCTGCGTTTGTGAGTAATACTGCAAATAATTATGGGCCATGGCAATTTCCAGAAAAACTTATCCCCTTGGCGATTTTGAATGCTTTGGAAGGTAAAAAAATTCCTGTTTATGGAAATGGGCTGCAAATGCGGGATTGGATCTATGTTGAAGATCACGCAAAAGGACTTGCAGATGCGATTGAGCAGGGACGTCCTGGAGAAACTTATTTCTTAGGTGCAGCGCAACCAAGAACAAATATTGACGTTGTTAAAGAAATTTGCCGTTTAGTAGATGAAATGGCACCCAAAGAGGGTTTAAACCGTCAGGATTTGATTGAGTTTGTCACAGACCGTCCAGGGCATGACGTGCGCTATGAGATTAATCCGACAGAAGCTGAAAAAAAGCTTTCTTGGAAGGCGCAGAATGATTTTGAATCTGGTATTCGTTTAACGGTTGCTTGGTATTTAGAAAATAAATCTTGGTGGGAAAATATCCGAAAAGCGCTTTATACAGGCGAAAGACTTGGGCTTGGAGAGAAATAA
- a CDS encoding glucose-1-phosphate thymidylyltransferase, which translates to MTETKDRKGILLAGGHGTRLRPLTTVISKHLLPLYDKPIIFYPLSSMILAGLSEIMLITTPEEAGLYKKLLGDGSEFGIKLVYKEQAEPAGIAQALLIAEEWLDGAPSMLMLGDNILLGTSVSERLKKASDAREGATVFAHQVRDPERYGVVSFDSSGKPIEIIEKPQNPASSWIVTGVYFYDGEAPKIARGLKPSARNELEITDINHVYLEKGVLTVERLGQGYSWMDVGMPEPLLRGAELVKGLQDYSEHAIGSPLASAYQMGRIDKKTFEDGINKLGKTCLARLLRNELHKGIF; encoded by the coding sequence ATGACAGAAACAAAGGATCGTAAAGGAATATTGTTGGCAGGAGGGCACGGAACACGTCTTCGTCCTTTGACAACGGTGATTAGTAAGCATCTTTTACCGCTTTATGATAAACCGATTATTTTTTATCCACTGTCTTCAATGATTCTTGCGGGTCTTTCAGAAATTATGCTGATTACGACACCAGAAGAGGCTGGATTATATAAGAAGCTTCTTGGAGATGGATCTGAGTTTGGGATTAAGCTTGTTTATAAAGAACAGGCAGAGCCAGCTGGGATTGCTCAAGCGCTTTTGATCGCAGAGGAGTGGTTGGATGGTGCGCCTTCCATGCTGATGCTCGGTGATAATATTTTATTAGGCACTTCTGTTTCTGAGCGTTTGAAAAAAGCGAGCGATGCGAGAGAAGGGGCAACTGTTTTTGCGCATCAGGTAAGAGATCCAGAACGGTATGGTGTTGTTTCCTTTGATTCATCTGGAAAACCCATCGAAATTATTGAAAAACCTCAAAATCCAGCTTCTTCTTGGATTGTTACGGGGGTTTATTTTTATGATGGAGAAGCACCTAAAATTGCCCGAGGTTTAAAACCTTCTGCCCGGAATGAATTGGAAATTACAGATATTAATCATGTCTATTTAGAGAAGGGCGTTTTGACTGTTGAGCGTCTGGGACAGGGATATAGCTGGATGGACGTTGGCATGCCAGAACCTTTATTAAGAGGGGCAGAGTTGGTGAAGGGGCTTCAGGATTATTCTGAGCATGCGATTGGATCGCCTTTGGCTTCTGCTTATCAGATGGGTAGAATTGATAAGAAGACTTTTGAAGATGGGATTAATAAGCTAGGAAAGACTTGTTTGGCACG